The window GGCTTGAGTGATGATGCGGTGCAGCAGTACCTCAGAAACAAGCCTTCCCTTAATCATCTTAAGATGACCGGCAACGCTTTAAGAAGACTTTCACACGAGATGTTTAAGGAGAGTAAGGGGTTGAGGTCCATTGCTATTGATAACAATCTGATATCAGTGATCGAACGGGGAACATTTGAACCGTTGAGACGATTAGAGATGCTAAACTTGGCCAGAAACAACCTCGCACatatctgtgattttaaatTAGATCAAGTCAAATATCTGAACCTCAGTAGAAATTCAGTCGAGTTCTTCGTTGCCCGTGAGGATGAACAGTTGTACAGGCTTGAAATCCTCGATCTGAGTCACAACAGACTCCTTTATTTTCCAATTGTTCCAAAAATGAACCACTTGAAGTATCTTCATTTACAGAACAATATGGTTGGGGCCTTATATTCAGAGCCTATAATGGTATCACATGCCAATGGTCTCTATTCTGAGTTAATAAGAGAAAGAATAGTTCAAAAAAATAAGCTACACTCCAACTGGAGGCTGATGCCATTAATTTACATTGACCTGAGCTACAACCACTTCAGGTCTTTCCCCTTGGAGACTTTAAGCCTTCTCTCATCTTTAGAAACTCTGAACATCAGCCACAACTGTCTGCAAAGCATCGCGTGGAATGTTAGAAACGATAAAGAGTCCGGACCCCCAAGGAAGCTTTTCTTTAGCAGCTTGAAGCACCTCGACATGCAAAGCAACGGACTCGTGCATATCTCTCCGCTATTTTTCAATGCACTCACGCAGGTAGAGACGCTAAATCTACAAGACAATTCTGTGCAACCATGCGGCTCCATCAGCCATTTATTAAGAGCCCAATCAACACAAGCAATGGGCCTCAACAGATCCTGTGTCGTCTTTGACTCGTTAAAGACACTGAAACACCTCAACCTAAAAGAAAACAACGTAGAAACGCTTCATCCGAGCACGTTTCAGAAGACCTCTTTGGTTTCTTTGAACCTCGCGAGAAATTCACGCATGGTGATGAAAGCTGGCGCATTGGAAGGTGTGCGAAACACTCTCGAGTCCTTGATCATCAGCGGCGTCAACATGAGTAGCGCTGACCTCTCTTTGCCCTGCATGCCAAAGTTAACTGAACTGAACGTCTCAAACAACCGCCTAGATCTGTTGCCCGGCAGTTTAAGCTGTTCCCCTTTGAGGGAACTCGATTTAAGAAATAATAACTTTGTGTCTTTAAACCACTCTTTGATCCTGGCCTTATCTGTTCATCTAAATCTCATGTATGTTAGTGGAAATCTGTTTAACTGTTGTGACAGCAAATGGCTGACATCCCTGCAGGCCAACATCCTTCCCAATATCAATGAAACTGTATGTTTTACAGGTGATAGGAATGTTCTGATGACAGGGTATCTGAATGAAACGTCAGCTGATTGTGTGGCTCGTCCGCAGGAAAGTCGCCTCGGCCAATTGATCGGAATCGTGTTATTTCTAAGTGTAATATCAACAGTGTTGATCATATTCACCAGGAAGGTGTGTTGCAAAGACACGTTTTATATCAAGTGACACCTGAAATACATTGTCGGTTTATTTcgtatattgtttttatttatcaagACGGGTTATATACAGTAAAGCAAACTCCGGGAGAGCAAAGTGctgcaaatgaaacaaaatataaaCATTAATTAATGAACTGAAATGTAAAGTCATCATCCAGCACATGACTTTCAACTGCATTCAAATTCTATTCAGTTCTTTTCATCTGTGTAGCCAAAATGTTGCATAAATCTATTGATGAAATTGTCTTTACCAACTACCAGGCTGTTCCGTCACAGGAAGACGTTCACTAATCAGGTAAAGggaatgaatttttttttacttacttcATCATGAAATGCAAATGTCATATTCATTTCCATTAGTACTATGTCCACATGGTATTCCCAATCAGTGTTAAACAGCCATTAATCTGTCAGACATGTTGCTCCACCCACAGGCTTCAGGTAAGCAGCCTGACAAGTTCAAGCAAAGAGCGCTTGAAGAAAAGATTTCCGTGTGGATAGTATTCGATATATAAAATCCTAGGAAGGCAAGGCACAGATTGTCTTCATTCCTCTGCTTGgtgattcagcagcagcttgtttGTTGGCACACTATAGCAGGTACTGGGAGATGCATCACCGGCAGCCTCTCCCTCAAGACAACCGTGTTTTTCATGAACTCTATATTTACTTTTAAATCAGTGCTGATAACCACTTTCACAAATGTAATGCAAGTTGATGATGCACataatattatttaattaatgGCAAATGTGTGTCATGAGTGTGTATGTTAATCCATCTTTTGACATTGTTATTGATCCTCTTTTTTTCCGCTCTCATTTCCGGCCCTCCTTCTTCCttatgtcctttttttttttacatatgatCCCCTGATCCTTGTTCCCAACATGTATTATTGGGATATGTTAATTCGTTACgaaacaaaatacataaatactgGACTTAAATTATATGATTTACtgccttttcttcttttatacCTTCATACCTATACCTTGACCAAAATAAACTCCGTGGGAAGGTGCTTAGGAAGTGAACAACTGAGATTTTATGGCTTATCCAGAAGGATTGAGTCCAGAACGTTTTTTCACCCCCAGTTTTTATGAACTATCAGCCTCAGTGGAGGTATTTGCACTCTGAATGACCTCTCTTCAGAAGAAACAACAGAATATATTAGTATTTCAGTCATGATTATGtcacagatattttttttcacgATACTAGAATACATTAGTActatgtaaaaaacaaaacaaaaaaaaccatgaGTATTTTAAAGATCCAAAGTGCAAATTATGATCAAGATGTCTATATTTTGGCTGTGTTATTCCATTGTCCAACATAAATGATCACAGTTCTTTTGGTTTCGAGCCCATGGGGTCGCATCCATCAATcatccaagaaaaaaaaaagatccctcCTAAATCCATGATGTAAGGAAAAACAACTGCAGGATGATGGGACACATTACATCACAGCAGCATCACATTGCAGCAAACCAGAGAGTTAATCTGAACATTTAAGAAAACAAGTTATCTTTAGAAAATTGCACACATTTTAATGAGTGCATCAAGAAGAGGCTTGTCATTAAAGGCCTCGTTCAGGTCCAATTActcatttggatttattttgtcTCTGCTGTCATGGAAGCAGtaaagctgcttttaaaaatATCTTAAAAAGGTCAACTACAGCAAGAGTCAGGTTGATGAAAGAGCAGGCACTCATTTAATTACGTTTACACCACACTTTTATTCCAAGTCATGTAACTATTGAAGTTGCTAATGACAGTTCTCAACATGGCAATTAGTGTTTGTCTTCTCATTTTACTTTCAATACCCCACCAAAAAAGTAGAAAACAAAATAAGTGCATACATTAACGTAACAGCTAAAAGAAAGACATGTAGACTAAAGTTAATACACATTAAGACAAttgacattgtttttttatatacgAATATACTgtattacaaaaataaacattttaatgtgaacattggtcatgacaaaaaaatatacattaattAGACACGTGAAATCTTTCACAAGTTGTTTTGTGGCCGACTAATTGTTTATTTACCACTTCTGTTAGCTTAATAGATCAAAAGCTACTTAGCTTCCGTTAGCTAGTAGCCCGGTGCTACAGACAAACTCCTCCGGGCTGGTACGACTATTCTCTTCCTGCAGTACCGCAGCACGAGGTGGTCCAACTTCAGCCGCTCGCTCCTCCACGATGAACCCGAAACAACAGTTACTGTTGTATAGGCTGTTTTTGCTGGAAAATGCCCGGAAAAAATTTGAGCAGGAACTACTAATTTTCATGAACAAGGtatcttcattttttttgttaacaATACACATTTATTTGCCAATATCTGTAAATTGATTTCGCTAGGTCATTAGCATACATGTTCTGCAAATGTAGTCTATTTTTTCCCCCGAAGTTCGTTAAATAGAATCGCGTCGTTCTGTCACAGTGATATACATAATACAGATTCCGTTTATTGTTCCCAGAGCAGCTATCAATAGgtatttatctttattgctgCTTCGTGATTTTACAGGTGTGCAGCCTTGGAAATGGCGGAGCAGTGAGGAACAGCCGTCACAGTTTTACTCTTTTTCCCTCTAAAGTCTCATTGCTAGGgcttaataattaataatattttgTCCATTACAATATTCACATTTGCAACTTTGGCGAGTTGTGGttcggggggcgggggttgaCCCGATTCACGCTGCCGGTCAGGGACGGGGCGTGCAGCACATGAACCCGGAGTCGGAGAGCGACTGCTGCCTTCTTCACCGCTCCGGGAATGTGCCACAAAAAGGCTTATAGCTAGCATTTTACGCTTCTTACAGCATTGTTGTCGGCTTTTCAGGTAGTTAACGCGACACAGTTTCGGGCGCGCTCGCCATGTCCGCTGGCGAGAGTGCGCTCACCTGTGGGCGCGCACGTCCCGCAGTGGGGCGGAGCTCCGCGGTTCGCGACAGCGCGTAGTAAGAAGATTCGGTCTCTTAAAGAGGAAATGGCAGGGGATCGtcgggcggctgtggctcagtgggcAGAGCCGTTCGTTCAGTTACCGATACGTTGGCTGTTCGAATCCCACTGCCGGCTGTCCGCacgtcgaagtgtccttgggcaagacacccAACCCAAAATGCTCCCAGTGGGCTTGGCAGCGCCGCACATGGCAGCAGCCGCCCCCTGGCtttgtaaaatattatttttttaataaaaattcACAAGATTCACTTTCCCTCAGGCCTATGAAGACGTTCAAGGTTTCTTCAATGCATCTTTTCCCACCGGTGTATTGAGGGATCTTGCAACGTCTttggatttaaaatgtcaaacactTGACAAGGTCTCAGCTTTATTCAAGGAGCTCACAGACGGTAAGTAAACAATCATACTTCATTGATGTTGTGTGTGTCGCCAGCTATTATACCTCCAGCATCATACTGATATGTAGTGTTTGATATTTTTCCTCATCTTTACAGAGTCACACATTTGTGAATTGGGAAAAGACAAAGTTCAGCCGCTCGGAATGGAAGAGATCCAAATGACAGATGTTGTTGAATATGGGCAACCTTCTACGCAGGATGTCGTCCCAACGAGCAGCAACCCGAGACCGATGGAAGCGACGCCTGTAATTAACTGGGGATATGCGAGCGATGTCGAGGTGCGTTGCCAAAAACAAACCTCCGCTCAGCTGCTTCGCTTCCTCAGCAcgataaaaaaagaacacgATTCAGGATCACCCGAGTCAACGCCGCCTGTGAAAACGCCGAGTTGCCTGTTTCAGGGTGCCGTGGCGGACGTGGCCGATTCAGACGTTCCAAAAACATTGAGCGCTGGCATTGAAAACCAAGCCCCCATCTTCACAGTCAAAAGAGTGGAAACCAGCGGCTCTCTCACCTACGCTTGTGTGATTGTCTCGAAAACAGAATTGTGGGATATGGGAGACGTCGTTACTGAGGCGCAAGGAGAGGATTCTGAAGCCAAACCTTCGGAAAGCCGAGATGACCCACGCGCAACAGTTAACTGTGTTCATGCCCGTCAAACCCCGCAGTCCACACAGCCGGAACGCGAGGGCCGTGCGAGCGCCATGATTCCTGAGTTCCAGATCAAGGGGTTCCAGGAGACTGAGGTGGTCGTGTCTCATGTTGTCAACCCAGGCAACTTCTACATCCAACAGGCAGACTCTCCCGTGAAGCTGCAGGCCCTCGTCTCAGAGTAAGCCGTTCAAGCGTGGCTTCTTAtctttttgtgtgctttttatcGGCTAATCATTAAATCGCTAAACACTTCAGCAGAACTTAAAGAGCCATTTACCCCTTTTGTTCAGCAGCAGAGCTTTTCTTTTGtagtttttcagattttttttttttccctcagtttttaataaatccacatttctggttgtcattattattttttctcgTTTGTAGTTCGCTGAAAGCCAGTTGTTCATATGCTAAGCAGAACTGCATTCCAGACATTGGAACCAAAGTAATGGGTTGGTTTCATCAGCCGAAACAATGGTGCCGGGCCCAGGTCACAAAAATATGCGGAGTGGGTGGAGGTGAGTCCGGCTTTGAGTATTGATGCAAATGCGTTACCTCTAGATGCTAGCGAGGTTACCTTTTGCTCGTATGAGAGCGCTTGGGGATTTGAGCTGAGCCTTGTTTTACGTATATATCCTCTTATGACGCCACAGATGGCGACGGGAGTGAGACGTCCGTCATAGTGGAGGTGAGAAGGCTGGACCACGGTGACACCGCCTGCCTATCACTGTGGAACATCAAGCAGCTGACCCCGGAAATGGCACGGCTACCACTTCAGGCTGTACGAGTCTCACTCGCAAACGTGAGTGGTTCCCTGCGGAtagcgtttctttttttttttttttttagcggtGAGTGTAGGTTAGATCTGCTCTGTAGTGATTAGTCCCAGCCTTTCTGAGCAATAAAGGAAATGAATTATCTCAGTTCATGGTATGCGTTATCTCtttcctgtgccccccccccccaggtgatgCCTGTGAACGGGAACAATTGGTCTGAGAAGGCGGTGTGCTGGTTTCAAGCGGTGGTGCACAACCGGATTCTGTATGCCAGACTTTACCCAGCGGGGCCCAAAGTCACCGTCGAGCTCTTCTTGGAAAAGGGAAAGCTCGGTGCAATGAGGTACTTATTCACCAaacacaggaagtaaacagaATTATAGACGGATTAAAAGTTGAGTGCATCGCTAAGATGAAATGACACGCACTGATTTTGTAGTCTAGCAGAAAGGTGGCCGTAGGGCTAAGCTCTTGTACAGCGGAAGGAAAACGGCACTTTCCGGACTTCGGATGTTGTCTGCGGGTTCTCTGGAAGTGGGAGTGTGTTCGTGAATGAGTGTTTGCCTGCGTGTTTCCTGCCCGCTGTTTTAGATGTTCCCCCGACTCCAGAACTTAACGAGGAGCTTATCATTGGAATTAGGTGCTCTGGAAGAAGGGAACACATAAAAGGAGATTTCCTTTTATGTGTTCCCTTCTTCTTCCAGGGCAGATGGTCCCTTGCACAAGAAATCATGGACGTTGTCACATTATGATCTACGCATCACCAGGGATGGATTGAAAGATGGATTTGGAGGTAATGTCCAAAGGTCtgaggatgtttgtgtttcattcTGGACAATATAAtatctgtactttatttttgcAGATATTTATTTACTCTGTGAGTGAATGTTTAAAGATGCTGTGTGGCCCATTGGCTGAAGTTGAATTGGATCAGCAGATTTgttgtgaattaaaaaaaaaaagtgttgctgCGGTGACACCATCAGAACTATTGACACCGAATCCAATTGAGGATATTTGGTTAAGGATTAGACCTATTGGTTAATTTTAatggacaggaagcagctttcctggcaggaagaaaaagtAGAAGAAAGAGCATAATGAAGAACTGGGCAAAAGAAGGGGAACAAGCAGGACCACTGCCCGGTCCCTAAACATATTGTGGACCGGTGGTTCTACTGGGGAATCCAGATGTCACACAAGATCCAAATGCtatattttctttaatattttttgatAAAGAAGTACATTTGTGAGCACATGTTACTTACTATGACCATATAAGGGTGTGTGCCATACAGTTTCAAGGCCAGTAGCCAATGTCTATCTTCATTTCAGGAGGGGTGATTCTCTGTCTCTAAGACTGGCTCAGAACGGACACGCAAAACACAGCAAGCTCAGGAATAATGATCTCAAGAAAAAATGTAAGTAAGACTTTCAGTTTTTACTCCACATTGTTCATATACAGTAGCAGTATTGCATGTGTGACCAGATCATTTTCATTCAAACTGTTCTGGGGTATCAATATCACCCTTGATTTAACTCCATTTGCTTTTTAGGTGCGTCTCGAGTTAAGGGGACAAAGCCGGACTCCGACTGGGAGAAGTGCCTCATATCGTGCTACATTCAAAGCAGGAAGTAGTTCAGAGGGCGGGGATTGTGTTGGTGGCATTCTGTTTGTCTTGTGTGACATCTAACCAACAATAATGATTCCATGTAATGATTCTTTAATGAGAGATCAGTTGCATAAATGTTACAGATTGACAATCCTTATGTTACCAGGATAAATTATGAGGTAAATTAGTGTTCAGCGTTAGAACCGAGGGAAGTGGCTGGTTGTCTACAAATAGTTCAGCCTTATATTGCAGCGCCTTTTGTTTTGAATTCCAATTCATACATTCACAGCTATCTCAAGTGAATGTGAAGAGAGCGAAGTAAATATTATATATCTTAAGGAATCTTATTTTCAAGATAAATTCCTGCCCCACGACGTGTCCGAGGCGTATCCCACCTCTTGCCCGTCGTTAGCTGGGATACAATGAATATTCAAGAATATGAATAGGTATTTGTtggacatgttttatttttatttacattatgcATCTGTAGATTTCATTCTATTTGCTGTGAGTTAAACCTATTGTAGTTTTTCACATGCATAATGCCTATTCCAGCCACCAGATGGCGCCAGTTCAGTTCAAATGCCTGCCCTTCTTCCGTCTGTATACTAGatatattattcattcattcattcatcttctgaaccgctttgttcgttaccgggtcatgctggagcctatccagcAGTCAATGAGcgagaggctgggtacaccctggacaagccgccagttcatcgcagggcctaGATATATTATGTGTTTACTATTTAATATTTTGTGCAGTACTTTCCTTTGTTGATGTTAATGTTTGGAGCCACGTTTCTTGGGTTTTAAGTTCTTGTGCAAGGCTCTATTATTTTGAGTGTATCTTAAGGTGTGTTTCTGTATCCTGTTCTATTTTCTGCGCTGAGAATATTGATGTTTAGTTCATTCAGAGAATTCGAGGACCCGCCCACTACTTGTGTTGTAAGTAGCAAAAACGCTGTAGGTCAGCTGGTGTGGCTTGACAAATGAAAGCATTGTTTTTTCACTACTTATTATTTCTGCACTCAAAGGGAGGAATTGAACCAGAAtaaacgatgatgatgatgagagacAATCATTTGAGATTGAATTGAGCATTGTGCTTACATTTATTCAGTGGCTTGCAAAAACATCTCTGTTGACAATGAGTACAATACGATtagatatattattattattaaaacaacGGCACAGTTTAcctgtttaaaataaaaccgcTGATGCAAAACATTAAACCACACATCCATTTCCTGCTACCCTTTTTATATTTTAGTCGACCCGCTCGAGCATTTTCCAGATGAATCTGCAAACCCAGTTCGTGACTGGACTTTTCAATGAGTGGCTCAGGTCAACAGTTTCCctccctgccctgccctgccctgcccaGCCGTGCACAATAAATCATGTGTCAGGCTGAGGGCTTCTGTGTCCACACAGATTCCTTCTTTTGCTCTGTGGAGGCGGAAATCCAAGCATTTCATCCGAATTCTAAAGAGTCTTGTTGAGGCCAAATAAAGGCTTCCATTGTATGTAAATAGTTTATATAAGAGCATATGACTGCTACGGTGCTGGCCAGTGGTTAGTGCTGGAGGAATGATTAGCATTTTCCAAACACTTCGTGTTCTCAATCCAGCCTTTTTTGGCTTGCTAAAAAAACGACAACTTTGATTTCTTCTCACTTCGTACACATTTTTGTGTACCATCACAGCTGAaggtaaatatatttgtttcatACTAGCATTCAGTGCCATATGAGGTCAGATTGTACGTGACTAATGGCTGATGCCACCCATCGCCTCAAAGCAACTATGATGCTT of the Brachionichthys hirsutus isolate HB-005 chromosome 6, CSIRO-AGI_Bhir_v1, whole genome shotgun sequence genome contains:
- the LOC137895362 gene encoding transforming growth factor beta activator LRRC32-like — encoded protein: MVSRVFSHLLLLRSLICDLYGGMTHDEPKGPSWKNQNLYFVPLALDTRLRRLDLSNNFIRQLHPLALPYLEQLDLSSNQLDFISEDAFENLARLEDLNLSRNTLNNNIGRNTKALRSMSGLKTLDISMNGLSDDAVQQYLRNKPSLNHLKMTGNALRRLSHEMFKESKGLRSIAIDNNLISVIERGTFEPLRRLEMLNLARNNLAHICDFKLDQVKYLNLSRNSVEFFVAREDEQLYRLEILDLSHNRLLYFPIVPKMNHLKYLHLQNNMVGALYSEPIMVSHANGLYSELIRERIVQKNKLHSNWRLMPLIYIDLSYNHFRSFPLETLSLLSSLETLNISHNCLQSIAWNVRNDKESGPPRKLFFSSLKHLDMQSNGLVHISPLFFNALTQVETLNLQDNSVQPCGSISHLLRAQSTQAMGLNRSCVVFDSLKTLKHLNLKENNVETLHPSTFQKTSLVSLNLARNSRMVMKAGALEGVRNTLESLIISGVNMSSADLSLPCMPKLTELNVSNNRLDLLPGSLSCSPLRELDLRNNNFVSLNHSLILALSVHLNLMYVSGNLFNCCDSKWLTSLQANILPNINETVCFTGDRNVLMTGYLNETSADCVARPQESRLGQLIGIVLFLSVISTVLIIFTRKVCCKDTFYIK